Within the Arachis duranensis cultivar V14167 chromosome 10, aradu.V14167.gnm2.J7QH, whole genome shotgun sequence genome, the region aAGATATAATATACAAACAGATAAACCACATTAGGCaaattactaattaataattttaataattgtttGATAGAGCATTCTGTGTTGTTGATATATgaagtaattttcttttatggtGTTCGCAATTCAGCAAGTTTATTCTACTATGGTTTTTCTAACTTCAGTCTCTTGATAAAATTGTAAAATCAGATATTTCTTAAGCAAGTTGAGTACATTGAGCATAATATGTAGCTAAGAGAattactacaaaaaaaaaaaatttatcaattttagcTTCTTTATTGTATGTATTCCTTTGCATGAAACAATCTACAAATAAAATGGTTGCAATTAGATACTAGGAAGACAAACCTTCGTAGAAGGGAAAACAGTTGCAAGCACAAAGTAATTCCCTGTGACATCATCTTTCAACGTCTTCCCAGTTTCCAAGCCGTAGCATCTAACACATTCATCAACTAATGACTTGAGAGGATTCAATTGCACACTTCTGTTCATTGATGAAGCAATTGACACCTACGATAATCGTTGCATCATGTATGATAAAACTTTTCTCAAACCATagcataacaacaacaacacatgatcacagaaggaaggagaagaaagaagaagagaaatgatTACCGAGACAAGAGTACCAGGGGCAAGAGAAGAGGAAACCATGGCAAGTTCGGAGAGCCAGATTCTTGAGTCCGTGGAATTAGGCGCATTATCAACGGCGGAGACTTGGGCGACAACGGCAGATGCTCCGATGAAGGAAGGGTACCTTCGAGAAGCTTCTGGAAGGCAGATAGAAGCGGCGAGGTCGGCCTCGTCGTCGGGGCGTGACGGCGTTCGAGGAGGAGTAACCGGTGGTGCAGAAGAAGCAGCTTCGTGCTTTGACTTGGAATGCTTCTTCTTATTCGAATTCGAAGAAGGCATTTTCTGTCTTGGAATTGAAGTCAGAAATAGCTAATTCCCTTAACCCTCTTTATTCTTTCAgggttttaagttttaacacGTTTGCCTCTTTTTTCCCCTGTCTAGTgttgttttattcaaattaattttagtttagtttatttattatttaattaataaaatttgtgttttttggGGGGGTGGGTTTTGCTTTTTATTTGGGTTTGGGGGCTTCGTTAGTTTCCTTTTCTCATTTGGGCCTCGGCCCTCTTTCagccaaaacaaaaaaagagaaaggtgGTTGCATTTGAGAACCGAgaaatgaaggaaggagagaaTGAGAGAAATTTGCAACTCAATTACTCATATACTAATCAACTATTGTTTTCTTGAATCCAAACTCATATGGCTTCTAAAACAAATattcaaaaagaagaaaaaaaaaatataacagatGGTTATTGCCcattaacaacaataacaaatgGTTATTGCCAAATCCCCCCCTAACACATCAAAGAAACTCTTActactcttctcttctttttctgctGCTTCATTCAATTGGTCAATGTGTAGAGCCAGAAGAGACAGAAGAAGCTTCCCGGAGAAGATATTTAGCTGGTGGAAGCACAGCTACAGCACCTTTCTGTGGATCTGAGTATTTTCTGTACAAAACCTTCAACTTCCCATTCCCAACATTCGAGTGAAAACTCACTAGTAGCTTAGCACAATCCCTGTGTAACAACAACAAACAAAACACAGTTAATTAAAGTAACAACAATCATAAACTCCTaaagacaaataatattttatgtacTTACATAAGTTGTTCTTGTGTGTAACCGGTGTGTAGCTTAAGTGTGTCACTCCAAAGAGGTGTCTTGTTAAGTGTGCATCTAGCTGCAAAAACTGCTGAGGCTGCAACCATTGATGGACAGTACATTAAGGTTGCATAATGCATCATTCCCAACTCAGATAGAAAGTGTGCCATGCTCTCCAGCTGTGgtagaagaacaattattagacattattattattactataaaaaaaagaaggaaaaaaagaattAGGTGGAAGGCATATTGTTTCACACACACACCTGTTCATCCGGAACTGAAGCCTTGATGAAACGAACAAGGAAAACAAATGGAGTAGGCACAGTCAAAGTCCATTCCAGCTTGTCCAATATGACTTTCTCCATGACAAGAATCTGTTCATTTGTGTAAGCTCTATCTGAGAGGCACACAAAGTCATTCACCTCCGGGGGCCAGATTTCTTCATACTTGGATGCCATGAGCATGGCACTGATCCCAACCAATTGGAGTTCCTTTCTTGGCACAGTCTTCACTGCTAAGAATCTATCAATGATGTTGATGGTCAGATAAAGTGTCTCAGTAGAGAGGTCAAACTTGGTGTGCACATCTGTGAGCCAATCAACCAGTATGGCTCTCATCTTTTCATTGATCTCTGGCTGTGAGTTCATGTAATCATGTGGACGGCTCTCATTCTTCATCATCAATCACCAAACATGCATTATTAAACAATATTAGAATCCTATAAATCctataatataaaaatcaagTGAATATAGTAATCCAATCATGTTGGTACCTCAACTAGCTTATAGAACTTGTAGATGTCTTCAATGTATTCAACAGCAGCAAGCTCATCATTGACATCAGATGCATCAATGTCAACAATCTGCTCCTTTGGTTTCTTACTAAGATCACATGCTGcctgtaataataataaacagaacttttaaataaacaaaaacttGATTCAGAAATTCAgattcgttttttttttctttcccacAATATACCTTGCTTCTGGCTGTGAGGACTGAAGTGAGAGTGTGTGATTTCTTCTTGGAGTTGCCATCTGCCTCCTTTTTATTCTTGTTCACAGGCTTGTCCTTTGGTGTCTCCTTTTCAGAGCTTATATCAATGACTTCCACCACTGCAGGCTTTGGTTTTGTAGTCACATTCTTGTTTGCAGCAGGCTTTGGTGCAACCCTCTTTGTAGCAACTGCAACTCCGTGAGGAGCAGGTCCACCCACATTAGCACATACCTGTTTCTGCAGAACACAAAAAACATTAAATCAATCATTCTATCAACCATTGGGAACTAAACAACATG harbors:
- the LOC107471519 gene encoding G2/mitotic-specific cyclin S13-7, producing the protein MASRPIVPQQARGDAIVRGGKQQQEQKKNGAGNRKALGEIGNLVTVKGVEVKPNRPITRSFCAQLLANAQKEAAAENNKKQVCANVGGPAPHGVAVATKRVAPKPAANKNVTTKPKPAVVEVIDISSEKETPKDKPVNKNKKEADGNSKKKSHTLTSVLTARSKAACDLSKKPKEQIVDIDASDVNDELAAVEYIEDIYKFYKLVENESRPHDYMNSQPEINEKMRAILVDWLTDVHTKFDLSTETLYLTINIIDRFLAVKTVPRKELQLVGISAMLMASKYEEIWPPEVNDFVCLSDRAYTNEQILVMEKVILDKLEWTLTVPTPFVFLVRFIKASVPDEQLESMAHFLSELGMMHYATLMYCPSMVAASAVFAARCTLNKTPLWSDTLKLHTGYTQEQLMDCAKLLVSFHSNVGNGKLKVLYRKYSDPQKGAVAVLPPAKYLLREASSVSSGSTH